In bacterium, the following proteins share a genomic window:
- a CDS encoding thiamine pyrophosphate-dependent enzyme: MAERHLLSGNEAVALGALHAGCARGTGYPGTPSTEILENYDAIGGQAEWAPNEKVAAEVALGVAFAGARAMVTMKHVGLNVASDVLFTAAYSGVQGALVFVVADDPGLASSQDEQDTRRYGIAAGVPVIEPADSQESYDFIRLAFTLSARWKTPVILRMTTRVSHTTGIVQPSDSIETPAPPHFVRDIPGRVMIPGHARIKHKALRVKLAEIQAWCETEGPNVLLPGTSGIGIVSAGVASVHAREACPDAAVLKLGMTYPLPFKLILDFLKDKTQRFVIEENDPVLVEQIRAAGGDVPWNPELYRMGELTVDRVRRILKGDATPEPPPPKARPPRLCNSCPHGYVFEVLKKHDCIVSGDIGCYTLAALPPLSAMDSQICMGASIGIGLGLRHVLPEAEARRVVSVIGDSTFMHSGLTGVAEMVFNPPPTGHVLIVLDNLTTAMTGQQEHPATGRRLDHTPTTRIMIEEVVRAMGIKNVFVLDPVRQIAELEETLVKALKTNELTVIVGRQPCLLAAGRIRSYEQPVKINPA; encoded by the coding sequence ATGGCTGAACGACATCTTCTCAGCGGTAATGAGGCCGTCGCCTTGGGCGCGCTCCATGCCGGCTGCGCCCGGGGAACCGGGTATCCCGGCACCCCCTCAACGGAAATTCTTGAAAATTATGATGCCATTGGCGGACAGGCCGAGTGGGCCCCCAATGAAAAAGTGGCGGCCGAGGTCGCGCTGGGCGTCGCCTTCGCCGGCGCCCGCGCCATGGTGACCATGAAGCACGTCGGCCTGAACGTCGCCTCCGACGTCCTCTTCACCGCCGCCTACAGTGGCGTGCAGGGCGCCCTGGTATTCGTGGTGGCCGACGACCCCGGCCTGGCCTCCAGCCAGGACGAACAGGACACGCGCCGCTATGGAATCGCCGCCGGCGTTCCGGTCATTGAGCCCGCCGATTCACAGGAGTCTTACGACTTTATCCGGTTGGCCTTCACCCTCTCGGCCCGCTGGAAAACCCCGGTGATTCTCCGCATGACCACGCGGGTGTCGCACACCACCGGCATTGTCCAGCCTTCGGACTCCATTGAAACGCCCGCCCCCCCGCATTTCGTGCGTGATATCCCCGGCCGGGTCATGATCCCGGGCCACGCCCGCATCAAACACAAGGCCCTGCGCGTCAAACTCGCGGAAATCCAGGCTTGGTGTGAAACCGAGGGGCCCAATGTGCTTCTACCCGGCACCTCCGGTATCGGTATTGTCTCCGCCGGCGTCGCCAGCGTCCATGCCCGCGAAGCCTGTCCGGATGCGGCCGTTCTCAAGCTGGGCATGACCTATCCCCTGCCCTTCAAGTTGATTCTTGATTTCCTGAAGGACAAGACCCAGCGGTTTGTCATTGAGGAAAACGATCCTGTTCTGGTTGAACAGATCCGGGCCGCCGGCGGCGATGTGCCCTGGAACCCGGAACTTTACCGCATGGGCGAACTGACGGTGGACCGGGTGCGGCGCATCCTCAAGGGGGATGCCACGCCTGAACCGCCGCCTCCGAAAGCACGTCCGCCCCGCCTCTGCAACTCTTGCCCGCACGGGTACGTCTTTGAGGTGCTCAAGAAGCATGATTGCATCGTCTCAGGTGATATCGGTTGCTACACGCTGGCCGCCCTTCCTCCGCTGTCGGCCATGGACTCCCAGATCTGCATGGGGGCCAGTATCGGCATCGGGCTGGGCCTGCGGCATGTGCTGCCTGAAGCGGAGGCGCGCCGGGTGGTCAGCGTCATCGGCGACAGTACCTTTATGCACAGCGGCCTGACCGGCGTCGCGGAGATGGTCTTCAATCCGCCCCCCACCGGCCATGTGCTGATCGTGTTGGACAACCTGACCACCGCCATGACCGGCCAGCAGGAACATCCCGCCACCGGCCGCCGGCTGGATCATACCCCCACCACACGAATCATGATCGAGGAGGTTGTACGGGCCATGGGAATCAAGAATGTTTTCGTGCTGGACCCGGTGCGGCAGATCGCGGAACTTGAGGAGACCCTGGTCAAGGCGCTGAAGACCAATGAATTAACGGTCATCGTCGGCCGCCAGCCCTGCCTCCTCGCCGCAGGTCGTATCCGGTCCTACGAACAACCCGTGAAAATCAACCCGGCCTAA
- a CDS encoding 2-oxoacid:acceptor oxidoreductase family protein: MNLHSKTTNIRIAGLGGMGILKSAQVLAEVLFRAGYDVKKAEVHGMSQRGGSVTSDIRFGQKVLSPMIPSAEADFLLILAPEELESHRASLRPNGILINAQSFDEVTLPNRKSLNIAMLGTLSRHLDLPVEAWQKTICDTFPEKLRAINLASFEVGRQLA; this comes from the coding sequence ATGAACCTTCACTCAAAAACAACTAACATCCGGATCGCCGGGCTCGGAGGGATGGGCATCCTCAAGAGCGCGCAGGTGCTTGCAGAGGTGCTGTTCCGCGCCGGGTATGACGTCAAAAAAGCCGAGGTCCACGGCATGAGCCAGCGGGGTGGTTCGGTCACCAGCGATATCCGGTTCGGACAGAAAGTCCTCAGCCCGATGATTCCCAGCGCCGAAGCTGACTTTCTCCTGATCCTGGCACCGGAAGAACTTGAAAGCCATCGGGCCTCATTACGTCCCAATGGGATCCTGATCAATGCCCAGTCGTTCGACGAGGTGACCCTGCCCAACCGCAAAAGCCTGAACATCGCCATGCTTGGCACCCTGAGCCGGCATCTGGACCTCCCCGTCGAGGCCTGGCAGAAAACGATCTGCGACACGTTTCCCGAAAAACTGCGCGCCATCAACCTGGCGTCATTTGAAGTTGGCCGTCAACTTGCCTGA